Part of the Triticum aestivum cultivar Chinese Spring chromosome 4D, IWGSC CS RefSeq v2.1, whole genome shotgun sequence genome is shown below.
ctgtggtgggctcatctcttctattgccttgaccttctctgggttcgcctcgattccCCTGCGTGACACAAGGAAACCCAACAACTTAccagaagggacaccgaacacgcatttctccagGTTGAGTCGCAGGTCCAGCTTGtgcaggttggcgaatgtttcctccagatcctggatgagggtctttgcctcccgagattttaccacgatgtcttcgacgtaggcctcagcgttcctcccgagctgccgacctggagcgatgtgcatcagccgctggaaggttgccccaGCGTTACGCAGCCTGAATGGCATGCagatgtagcagtacaccccacatggggtcaggaaggccgtcttctcgacgtcttgtattgccatcttgatctggtggtagctcgagaaggcatccaggaagcacaacaggtcacactcggcggtggagtcgacgatctggtcaatgcgcagGAGCGGGAACGGGTcatgagggcaggccttgttgaggttggtgaagtcgacacacatacattccttcccgcccttcttgggcaCGACGCCGGGTTCACCAACCACTCCGGGTATCACACCTCGCAGATGACACCAGCTTCTTGctgcttgcgggtctcttggacgatgaaggactaCTTCTTCGTGGACTGCTGCCGCGCCTTCTGTTTCACCGGGCGTACGTTAGGGAACACCCTTAAGTGTTGCTCGATTATCCCGCTTGGGACACCAACCAGTTGCTTGGGCTCCCTGGCGATCACCTCCTTGTTTGTGCGCAGGAAGTTCACCAATGCCTCTTCTTGGTCCGGGGCAAGGTCAGCACCTATGGcgaaggtggctcctgaggccccgtcctcgtcgaccggcacctgcttcgtcttggcccgatcttgagagaacaactgcttctttttggcCGGCACAGCCCCCGGGGCCTCAGGGGCTCCTCCCGCTTTCGGCCGCGCAGCAGCCATGGCCCTGAAGACATGCTTGAGAGCCGACAAcgcctccttggtatctccagccacgatgaggacaccgctgcttcccggcatcttcatgaggttgtaggcgggggtgagttgccgccatgaacttggccagggccgggtacccgaggatggcgctgtacgggagaccgatgcgggcgatgtcgaagtcgatgagctcggtgcagtagttgtcgcgggtgccgaaggtgacaggcaggcagaTTTTCCCCGGGGGTAGGTGGAGCCGTCGACGACTCCAGAGAACGGCTGGGTGGTGCGCAGCCGGCCGAACGGCacgtgaagcaagccgaaagcgtccacagagagcacgttgaggccagctccgccgtggatgagggtcttggttaccgccatgttgtagatggtgggggtgcaaagcatcgggagcgcgcccgcgCCCGCCGTGGTTCCGGGGTGATCCctggagtcgaaggtgaggtcggcgcTGGGCGACGCCCACCCTGGAGGAGCTCCCTGTTGTACGCGGGCGGCACCCACTTGGCGAAAGAAGTGCTTGACATGGCGGTCTGAGGGCGGCGCCTGTGAGCTACCGAGGAGGGCTGCGATGGCGGGGGGAGCCTGAACTACGAAGTGCATGGCAAAGAGgccgcgcaactcctcccaggaagCCACAGAAGACGCTGGCAGGATGAGAAGCCAGACGTGCGGCACGCCCATGAGGCCCattgggaaccagttggccatgaccttgtcgtcaccgCCGGCCACCCAGGCGGCCTCCTCGTAGGCCCTAAGGAAACCTGCCAGATCTGCTTCGTCGTCATAGCAAGGAAGCATTTCTGGCCTGAACTTAGGTGGCCACTatacctgccgcaaggcgggggtgaaagcTCGGAGGCCCGCAGCGCCTCCGTGCACGCCcgttgatccagtcggtgaagcagTGCTCTCCATGTGAGCAAGTTGGTGAGGTGAAGCGGTCGGAGAAGCGAGGcttcgatgcacccctacctggcgcgccaaatgtcggattcggggttccgcagacccttgagaggttcgaactctggggtgcgtgcgaagaactctctcTTCCCAATCTGCATGCCCAACAATCTCAAAGCCTAGCCCGACGAACCCAAGAAACAAGTGACACAGAAGTTTATCCTGGTTCTGGCCACCTTGTGCTGTAAtacctactccagctttgtggtggattgcctcgaggggctgaggatgaactagtacagcggATGAATAGCATctagaggtgaggtgttcttgaactCGATGAGCTGATGATGTGGCTCGGATCGAATTGATTTGTGccatctatggtggtggctaagtcctatttatagtggccttggtcctcttcccaaaggtaggcaggaagggatcccacaacaaaagtggtcttcgcctgcaaaaggctttgCTGGTGATGCCGcggtgggctccacgatgacctccgtcctgccatcctggtggtcttggtctcgttgcactgatatggaaacctttgcttgattcctcgggactctgcacctgcgcttgtgtaatgcccacgatgcggctatatctcccacgtgtcgaggcacgacctagaggcataaccgcatagtggttttgtcgcaagaagggtcatcttcacacaatcccatgtaatgaacaagaatgggataaagagttggcttacaatcgccacttcacacaatacataaatataattcaaacatcatccaaaatacaaacatatagaccgactacggtcaagatccagatgaaaataagacaaccccaaatgctagattcccgatcgtcccaactgggctccactactgatcatcaggaaaagacacatagtaacgaccacgttcctcgtcgaactcccacttgagatcgaccccatcatctgcactggcatcctcggcacctgcaactgttttggtagaatctgtgagtcacgaggactcagcaatctcacacccgcgagatcaagactatttaagcttataggagaggatggtgtaatgaggtggagctgcagcagcaataagcatatatggtggctaacatatgcaagagagagcgagaagagaagcaacggaacggtcatcatctagtaatgaccaagaagtgatcctgaactcctacttacgtcatacataactcaaaccgtgttcacttcccggactccgccgagaagagaccatcacggctacacacacagttgatgcattttaattgggtcaagtgacaagttctctacaaccggacattaacaaattcccatctgcctcataaccgcgggcacggctttcgaaagataataccctgcaggggtgtcccaacttagcccatcataagctctcacggtcaacgaaggataaaccttctcccggaaaaaacccgatcagtctcggaatcccggtttacaagacatttcgacaatggtaaaacaagaccagcaaagcccccgaatgtgccgacaaatcccgataggagctgcacatatctcgttctcagggcacaccggataagtcaagctacgagtaaaaccagacctcgagtttccccgaggaggCCCCGTAGGCTGCTCGGTtaggaccaacactcgaaggagcactggcccaggggggttaaaataaagatgaccctcgggctcgcgaaaacccgggggaaaaggcttaggtggcaaattgtaaaaccaaagttgggccttgctggaggagttttattcaaggcgaactgtcaagggggtcccataaatcacccaaccgtgtaaggaacgcaaactcaaggaacataaaccCGGTATAACAgacactagggcggcaagagtggaacaaaacaccaggcataaggccaagccttccaccctttaccaaatatatagatgcattaattaaataagagatattgtgatatcccaacatatccatgttccgacatggaacaaacttcaacttcacctgcaactagcaacgctataagaagggctgagcaaaagcggtaacttagccaaacaacggtttgctaggaaaggatgattagaggttgacatggaaatatgggaggcatgatatagcaagtgataggtaacaCGGCATGGCAatggagcgaacaactagcaaagcaaagatagaagtgatttcgaggggtggtcatcttgcctgcaaggttctcagagttgtcgaaagcttgatcctcgtaagcgtactcaacaggttcctcgttcacgaactcgtctcccggctctacccaagacaagaacacaaacaaacggaaccacaatcaaccacgaggaatgcacaagcaacaatgctacagcactccaacatagcaacaaagcacatgacagtgatctacaggagaagCTTGATAAAagttgaacactgagctacggctagttcacaacatatcaagctcaaacaagcatggcaaaagtgcaaaagataacaggttcacagacacagtgaaattactggacatgtctgaaacagcatcaggtagcaatgttcagagcacgaaatcaacatgctacaggaacttaacatggcaaaaaaaggcatggaagtattctactaaatgcatatgacaaaagtcccttactgacaataagccaaaaaggaccagaagatatgatggcaagcatgtaaacatagcaagtttcgttatcaggtttcagacttggcagaaaacggagtatggcagaaataataatatgaaggcctcttggtgagcttgatgcactcactatagagcaatgcatgacaaaacaagcatacctacagcatggaagagagtatggagggttttgggctggttagagagggggttttgctacaacacacagagggcatctgcggttacccggttaaccgttggagtaccaaacgacctccaaatggaacgaaacttgaccggtggtctccgggtggtataccaaggccacttgacaagcctcggtccattccgagaacgtttgacacccgctcacgaaagaaaacaagaggggtgcaccggaggagatgggagcgccggatggcaaaacgaacaacggggaaaatgctcggatgcatgagacgaacacgtatgcaaatgcaatgcacatgatgacatgatatgaaatgcatgacatgaacaaaaagcaaaacgaaagacaaaacctgaccacggagggaatatcgtagcacatagccgaaaatggcaagagttggagttacaaatatggaaagttacatgcggggtgttacagcttGCCTCCTTgggaccaaagaggaaactggtacactgcgtcCACTGGCGCCttcctggccttggtcatcatggctcacgtcctatgaacctcgcgaggtgcaccctgcattgatatctccgctcctcaggagccagcctagtgaggccgcccccagggcggtcttggtgtcgtccgcctcacgaggcttggcccctcgcgagggtcttgagttgtcgttgcagaagctgggccgtactgggccattggtggagccatgccgtgggccgcaggcaggcaagtctgggtaccccctttcccaggacgccgacagagaAGGAGTACATACAGTCTAGgtggcgaaagggtacatgggcctcggcccgagtCACTGCGCGTAGGGAgggacggaagttccgggcttGGACGGAAGTTCCAGGTGCCGGAGGTTCCAGACAATGGTCCGGGCAGGGTCCCAGCTATCCAGACAGTTGACACGGCTTGAGTTGGGCTGGAGTTCGGGGGCGGGAAGGTCCAGACAGGCCGGAAGTTcctggggctggaagttctgcgtGAGGTTCCGGGCTGAACAGAGAGTTTGCGCATGTGGGCTCTTATGGATAGCCAGGGGTCGGAAGTTTTGGgctggccggaggttccgggggccggaagttccaggATGGACATAGAGTTAGCACTCTAGTATTTTTCTCCTTCTTGAGCTCTCGGTTCCTCGGGTTTCTCGTTGTACCTGATCATAcacagtgtcacgcccaatatgcgactctatcctaaaggaactcgaaggtcccaccaaggatagaactgaATATTGACAcgcctttgcaaggtggatatcatcacATCGATCCACTACATAattagttggggatacatacaaaacgCATACAATGCTACCATAGTACAACAGTACATCATAcatagaacaacatccgactacggatgaaacacaaacaaaagctcaaacgacattcaccctgctagcctaggctgccgtcCAGGAACCTAatccaagatcgacgaagaagaagaactccaaatcaagcaaacatcgctctcgcatcatgaccatcgcattacctgtacctgcaactgttggtgtagtaaactgtgagccacgaggactcaaaaatcccattaccatgggtatcaagactagcaaagcataatgggtaaggaaggggtaaagtggtgaggttgtagcagtgcctaagcatgtatggtggctaacttacgaataccagAGTAAGATGAGAAAGTACGCAGACGGTCGCAAACTAGaaacgatcaagaagtgatccagaactacttacgtccaaacataacccaaccgtgttcttcTCTCGAACTTCCTCGAAAggagaccatcatggttacgcaacgcggttggtctattttagttgagtttacttcaagtcttctacaaccggatattaacaaattcccatctgccacataaccgcgggcacggctctcgaaagtttaaacccagcaggggtgtcccaatttagcccatgacaaactcacgatccgcggagacaatcctccatcacgggaccctctgatcagactcggaatcccggtgcacaagacatttcgacaatggaaaacaagtccagcaagaccacccggtgTGTCGACACCCCGAtaagagtcgcacgtatctcgttctcaggacaacaccgTCTATGCAAAGTGGACGATAGCCCACATACCTCGAGTTGCCACGAGGCGGCACcgccgactgctaggtaggtggaccaacactcatgtggagcactggcccggggaggttAATTAAGAGACCTCGGGGGGCAccaggtccctatgcaagtttttagttgttattaggcaaatgttaaaaccaatgttgggccttgctcgaagagttttattcaaagcgaactgtccagAGGGTCCCATatccctcatcgtgttagggatgcaaaaccaaggaacataacaccggtatgacggaaactagggcgacaagagtggaacaaaacaccaggcataagaccgagccttccacactttaccaagtatatagatgcattaataaagtaGGAGTTATTGTGATATCCCATAATATCCATGtccaaacatggaacaacctgcaactgcacctacaactagcaacgcaataagaggggctgagccaagcggtaacatagccaaacaacggtttgctaggaagggtgaaaaggttagaggctatcatggaaatttgggaggcttgataaacaagtggtaggtagcgcgacatagcgatagcgtcgaggcaactagcatagcaaagatagtagtgagatccaaggtgacggtcatcttgcctgaaatcccgctaggaagaagattgaatccatgaagaagacgatcccacatagttgaacggatcctcacaatcgcaacgtagccggaactatcaaggagaagcgcaaccggaaagaaggaaacatcatggtaaacaaccattagataaacatggcatgatgcacaaccaagtatgatgcatgtccggtttaaagaggcatgacaaagtgcaacaaacaatactacaaattaagtggagctcaatatgcaacgagttgcatattgacgaaacatcacattcacttatttagttctctcatgTTTATGTACCCACAATATTAAATGTGataaaacatggcaagaggtgaaacataagtaaaatACACATTTAGgactttaaatgaggccggaaacaacaacaataaatccggaaaatccccatatgcatacttagcaatttaatggaaacaacaattataaacattttaaatcttgttatcatgatgcggatggcatatgcaagttttatgcatttttgtgaaaatgttgacatgaaggatgacatagagagcatttgtcgccatggcagaAAGAATTGGGTGCCACCGACGACGGATCcaaaaaatgatgccacggcaacatctcggttccggtaactcgattgagatgccgatGCAAGGAAACAAGTATGAGATGTGCGGAAGGTGCAAAGGTGACGAGgagtgatcccggtaaccgggtgtCCCACAAGACGATAGCATGGCAACGGGGAACATGCAAGAAAGACGTCAGgcatggtgcaaacacgagcatttcatacaacatatgcattcgtccacgggtGGTCGTTCCCAGCGATATACCTTCGATGCGTGCATTTTCGGAATGGATCAAATTTGTTGAGGGAAGTAGTGTTTCACGTTTCGAAGAGGAACTTGACGAATTCGAatcccttcggggttgtcgtggtactCGGTGTTTTCGGACATGTCGGTCTCGTTCTTGCGACGGtaggggaagtagtggtacacgagtCTTGTTGGATCcacgcgacggtagtcgtacacggttcgTAGATGTTCGGGCCATCTTGTTCTTGGTGGAAGAAAACACACAACGACGGAGGGGTACGTGTCggcggtagtcgaacttggcgggCGTCGTGTAGTCGTACACTTCGAGGGGCTTGGCATGTCCAAAACGTAGCAGCACAAAGGTCCCGGTTGCGGTCGTGTAGTTGAACTTGATGGACTTCCACGTATTGCGAGGCTCTCGTTGATGAAGGGTTCTTGGAGCTGCAGTCTTGGTCGGGGCAGCAGAATGTAGTCGAACTTCGAGTCAAACAGCCACAACCATCGCAGGTGCATGATGACAGCGGGGCGTCGTGGTCCGGTACGGGCTGCCGGAGAGCAGTTGCAGGGGAGGCATGGCGGCGCTTGGTGGTGGATCGAGCCTCTGCCTGCTTGATGCAGGAACACGGCGGCGCAGCAGCAGCTAGCGAGGCGTGGGGGAGGTGTAGCGCAGCGCCGGAGACAGCGAACGGGGCAGCAGGGACGGCATCTGGCGACCCGCGGCCCTGGCGGCTCGACGCAGAGGCACGGGAGGCGGCTTCTGGCGCGGGGGCGCTCAAGGCAGGGCCGGAACCTGCGGGTGGTGATGCGGACGAGCGGGAGGTAGAGGAGGCAGACGTGGCGGAGGCAAGGCGAGGTCGACGACGAGCTCTGTGGGGCTTCACCGGCGCGGTGGTCAGGTCGGGGAGGCAGCGAAGCTGGCAATGGGGAGGTCCCACGGCGCGGATGATGGCACCATGGGAGGTGGCTGCGCGGGCCCAGGGCAGAGTGGAGAGGCAGGGCAGATcgggagagagggcgagggggtcGGCCACTGGCGGCGCTGGAagggaaggagatggggatcgagagggCGTTCGATCGGGCTAGGGATTAGGGCGCCGtagctgggccttgggccaactgGTCCGGTTGGATAACAATTGGTGGTtgggcttctctctccctcccttctCTCAAAACTCCAAATAATAGAAAAATATGAAAGgaaaggagaagaaaaggaaggggtTAGGGGTAGAATTTGGCATGAGGTtaattttcctggactcataaaAATATGAGGAATTTAAATCGAATGGCAAGAGGAtttttagagaaaaataaattcGCACATGTTGAATTAAATGGGCTGAGATTTGAGGAGATGATACCACATATcagatgtgatttatgggcagatttggaacatttatggagaaagtgaaattgcaactcaatttgcaATTTAACTCAAAAGGTCAAAAAGGAAGGATAAGAAGTTGAGTCGGATAAAAGAAGAGTTGAAGAGTAGTGAAaatgtgttatggtgattccaagttaatggaatattcattatagctccctaatatattgggatgatatatta
Proteins encoded:
- the LOC123096816 gene encoding integumentary mucin C.1 translates to MEITVAEDNIEEIREGGTSPAKMMSAAARFFYETVGALKAGSNQEGVHAAFALSDAIGCKLGEESRRIWSLSGDKKGIWSKTKEGNEGSVVTSMATAHASEVAGLKQKLDAADDDITLINRQLDEAQDSAAAVGTLWVEHARAKEQARMSSAAAEKEAAELKAEQAARRQSPPVADPLALSPDLPCLSTLPWARAATSHGAIIRAVGPPHCQLRCLPDLTTAPVKPHRARRRPRLASATSASSTSRSSASPPAGSGPALSAPAPEAASRASASSRQGRGSPDAVPAAPFAVSGAALHLPHASLAAAAPPCSCIKQAEARSTTKRRHASPATALRQPVPDHDAPLSSCTCDGCGCLTRSSTTFCCPDQDCSSKNPSSTRASQYVEVHQVQLHDRNRDLCAATFWTCQAPRSVRLHDARQVRLPPTRTPPSLCVFFHQEQDGPNIYEPCTTTVAWIQQDSCTTTSPTVARTRPTCPKTPSTTTTPKGFEFVKFLFET